The Nymphaea colorata isolate Beijing-Zhang1983 chromosome 11, ASM883128v2, whole genome shotgun sequence genome includes the window ttATATTCTTCATCTTTACTAATCCTTCGTTCTTCTTAATTATTAGACAACTAATGAACCACGCATGAGCAAGAACTGAGTCAGAAAGGAAATTAAGATTTGGTTACCTCTGCACACTTGCGTCCTGACTGTTGTAGTAGCATATTCAAGTGTGACATATGGGTCTTGGTCATGCAGCAACGTTGATGTATCTCTCAAGCCATAACAGCATTCAACTAGAAGATCGCATATCCATGGAAGAGAGCAGAACATATAAGAACACAAGTGAAACAGTGCATGCACATGTGATCGATGATGATTATCAGATGAGGAGAAGCCTCGATCGGTGCTGCCCTTCATGATGATGCTATGGTGGTTACATTGTTGGTGATAAGGAGGATCATACCTGTGATTT containing:
- the LOC116264977 gene encoding elicitor-responsive protein 3-like isoform X1; its protein translation is MKGSTDRGFSSSDNHHRSHVHALFHLCSYMFCSLPWICDLLVECCYGLRDTSTLLHDQDPYVTLEYATTTVRTQVCRGKGRDPIFKQKFVLTLVDGHQEIGVLVWNKNTVVEDYLIGTARVPLETVLLCGSDDNLWALQFAGRYAS
- the LOC116264977 gene encoding elicitor-responsive protein 3-like isoform X2; the protein is MKGSTDRGFSSSDNHHRSHVHALFHLCSYMFCSLPWICDLLVECCYGLRDTSTLLHDQDPYVTLEYATTTVRTQVCRGKGRDPIFKQKFVLTLVDGHQEIGVLVWNKNTVVEDYLIGTARVPLETVLLCGSDDNLWALQFAGSYS